In Selenomonas dianae, a genomic segment contains:
- a CDS encoding acylphosphatase, with amino-acid sequence MAHRFVCARAFALLFFAVLGLYAPVYAAASSRVEETAAIVVGDQRIPPVVRARMERTVAAIAAERMEGRRVTEISAAEEAEIIGAVFDRLLVGYTVTGVTVRPAPQAEVEIHLVPWADTIQTVTVDTTVEGMPPAVEEMVRADLADVEDVFSDALVGLPVAATDWAAGALKRSLNAYMEERLPEFRADYDLEVDAAARVRLTVYPRLPVVRTVDLSMRSDTIPNVALLSQRSAMEMAVNRLVGVPVAFVARHRTALEHQLAQMLDARSDVRRLRLTSQVTIAPGERMAVMSRTDTTRYRLRLTGWLDIGRTSAAGGDVRRDLQVRLHAGRMVSARDELYAETDASPEDLHLDWRLGYARALLPHLTGELRYDLRDDRLSLAGSYELHPRWCVRYEQWPEQGAWEWELRYKLHDFMSIAGLIDQDDAWVRLIGNF; translated from the coding sequence ATGGCGCATCGCTTTGTGTGCGCCCGTGCGTTCGCGCTTCTCTTTTTCGCAGTTTTGGGGCTGTATGCCCCCGTCTATGCCGCAGCGTCCTCCCGCGTGGAGGAGACTGCGGCTATTGTCGTGGGCGATCAACGGATTCCTCCCGTGGTGCGCGCGCGTATGGAGCGCACGGTTGCGGCAATCGCGGCGGAGCGTATGGAGGGGCGGCGCGTGACGGAGATCTCTGCGGCGGAGGAGGCGGAGATCATCGGCGCGGTCTTTGATCGTCTGCTCGTCGGTTATACGGTGACGGGGGTCACTGTGCGCCCCGCGCCGCAGGCGGAGGTGGAGATTCATCTCGTACCGTGGGCGGATACGATTCAAACTGTTACGGTCGATACGACAGTGGAGGGAATGCCGCCCGCCGTCGAGGAGATGGTGCGTGCCGATCTCGCGGATGTAGAGGACGTTTTTTCGGATGCCCTTGTGGGTCTGCCCGTGGCGGCGACGGACTGGGCGGCGGGTGCGCTGAAGCGCAGTCTGAACGCGTATATGGAAGAACGTCTGCCGGAGTTCCGTGCGGACTACGATCTGGAGGTCGATGCAGCGGCACGGGTGCGTCTGACGGTCTATCCGCGTCTGCCCGTCGTGCGGACCGTCGATCTCTCCATGCGTTCGGATACGATTCCGAACGTGGCGCTGCTCTCGCAGCGCAGTGCGATGGAGATGGCGGTGAACCGTCTTGTCGGTGTTCCCGTCGCCTTCGTCGCGCGTCACCGTACCGCATTGGAGCATCAGCTCGCACAGATGCTGGATGCACGGAGCGACGTTCGCCGCCTCCGTCTTACCTCACAGGTGACAATTGCGCCGGGCGAGCGCATGGCGGTCATGAGCCGTACGGATACGACGCGGTATCGGCTGCGCCTTACGGGGTGGCTGGACATCGGGCGCACGTCTGCGGCAGGCGGCGATGTGCGGCGTGATCTGCAGGTACGTCTGCACGCAGGGCGGATGGTGAGTGCACGGGATGAACTCTATGCGGAGACGGATGCCTCGCCGGAGGATCTGCATCTTGACTGGCGCTTGGGATATGCGCGTGCGCTTCTGCCCCATTTGACGGGGGAGCTGCGCTATGATCTGCGTGATGATCGCCTCTCGCTCGCGGGCAGCTATGAACTCCATCCGCGCTGGTGTGTGCGCTACGAGCAGTGGCCGGAGCAGGGCGCATGGGAATGGGAGCTGCGGTACAAACTGCATGACTTCATGAGCATCGCAGGACTGATTGACCAAGACGATGCGTGGGTGCGTCTGATTGGGAATTTCTGA
- a CDS encoding glycosyltransferase family 2 protein: MKRISIVVPVYNEEDNIAHFTECVERVMDALPYAYEILFIDDGSCDRSRTILLELGARDPRVQSIFLARNSGHQIALTCGTDHAEGDAVITMDGDMQHPPELLPVLLKKWEAGCDIVQTVRISTEGVSAFKRLTSKYYYRLLNAVTDVHIQEGGSDFRLMDRRAVLALRRYHEHARFIRGIVGSMGFRKTTVEFVAPERFAGQSKFSLHKMIAFALDGILAYSVQPLRVAFYVGILSALLAVVLFLHVLFETLRGETVAGWSTIVVCSLFFGGMQMMMLGICGEYIARILQEVKNRPLYLVASDNRRRSGRQGEESV; encoded by the coding sequence GTGAAACGGATTTCGATTGTGGTACCGGTCTACAACGAGGAGGACAATATCGCCCATTTCACGGAGTGTGTGGAGCGGGTCATGGATGCGCTGCCCTACGCGTATGAGATTCTCTTTATCGACGACGGTTCATGCGACCGCAGCCGCACAATTTTGCTGGAACTCGGCGCACGTGATCCACGTGTTCAGTCGATCTTTCTCGCGCGGAACTCCGGGCATCAGATTGCGCTGACCTGCGGCACGGATCATGCGGAGGGGGATGCGGTCATCACGATGGACGGCGATATGCAGCATCCGCCGGAACTCCTGCCCGTTCTGCTCAAAAAGTGGGAGGCGGGCTGTGATATCGTTCAGACGGTGCGGATCTCGACGGAGGGGGTTTCCGCGTTTAAGCGCCTAACCTCGAAGTACTACTATCGCCTCCTCAATGCGGTGACGGATGTGCATATTCAGGAGGGCGGGTCGGATTTTCGCCTGATGGATCGCCGCGCGGTGCTTGCGCTCCGCCGCTATCATGAGCACGCACGCTTCATCCGCGGGATTGTCGGCTCGATGGGGTTTCGCAAGACGACGGTGGAGTTCGTTGCACCCGAGCGTTTTGCGGGGCAGTCGAAGTTCTCCCTGCACAAGATGATTGCGTTCGCGCTCGACGGGATTCTCGCGTACTCGGTGCAGCCCCTGCGTGTGGCATTCTATGTGGGGATACTCTCGGCACTGCTGGCAGTGGTGCTCTTTCTCCACGTTCTTTTTGAAACGCTGCGCGGGGAGACGGTGGCGGGGTGGTCGACGATTGTCGTCTGCAGCCTGTTCTTCGGCGGGATGCAGATGATGATGCTCGGGATCTGCGGCGAGTACATCGCACGTATCCTACAGGAGGTAAAGAATCGTCCGCTCTATCTGGTCGCGAGCGACAACCGTCGTCGGAGCGGGCGACAGGGGGAGGAAAGCGTATGA
- a CDS encoding ArnT family glycosyltransferase, with product MNERLTSAVALLCLVALYFWGNGALPVTAPVEVNYTQTAKEMLAAGDFLSPQIYGNYWYDKPIFFYWELLAAFSVFGVTDFAARFFPALFAAAGLGLTYAFARRLYDERTAFWSALILGTSVLYSFLAKLILTDLSLFVFFGGTLAAFYIGYRERRRSFFYIAYACAGLAVLTKGPIGFLLPGLIILVFLLAARDLSALGRVCLPTGLLVFAAVCAPWYVYMYLVHGADFVNTFLGIHNVLRATVSEHAQWDVWYFYLGIYVLGMFPWSFALPLALFRAWRVRPVVETRTLFLLVWAIVVPVFFQMMATKYPTYSFPAFLPTAILTARLLAQNTRVLKAGAIVGMGFYLAVVFAATNYAGRDGHFSGKGAAAILSRTMQTDDLLVCYGDYTATVPYYTGHTMYELATREEIAARAPREMSWNSKNVMPFLPIDELPADRTVYLVLERHAFDAFEENFAGQGWEELGALPVEGRTKLRLYRRTVQP from the coding sequence ATGAACGAGCGGCTTACAAGCGCGGTGGCGTTACTGTGTCTTGTGGCGCTGTACTTCTGGGGCAACGGTGCGCTTCCTGTGACCGCGCCCGTTGAGGTGAACTACACGCAGACAGCAAAGGAGATGCTTGCGGCGGGGGATTTTCTCTCGCCGCAGATCTACGGAAACTATTGGTACGACAAGCCGATTTTCTTCTACTGGGAACTGCTTGCGGCGTTTTCTGTGTTTGGCGTAACCGATTTTGCCGCGCGATTTTTCCCTGCGCTGTTTGCGGCGGCGGGGCTCGGTCTGACCTATGCCTTTGCGCGGCGGCTCTACGATGAGCGCACGGCGTTCTGGTCGGCACTCATCCTTGGAACGAGCGTCCTCTATTCCTTCCTCGCAAAGCTCATCCTCACGGATCTGAGTCTTTTTGTCTTTTTCGGCGGAACGCTTGCAGCGTTCTATATCGGTTATCGGGAGCGGCGCAGATCTTTTTTTTATATCGCTTACGCCTGTGCGGGGCTTGCCGTCCTCACGAAAGGTCCGATCGGTTTCCTCCTGCCGGGGCTTATCATCCTCGTCTTTCTCCTCGCAGCGCGTGACCTTTCCGCGCTCGGACGCGTCTGTCTCCCGACGGGGCTGCTCGTCTTTGCGGCGGTCTGTGCGCCGTGGTACGTCTATATGTATCTCGTGCATGGCGCGGACTTTGTCAATACCTTCCTCGGGATTCACAACGTGCTGCGTGCAACAGTGTCCGAGCACGCGCAATGGGATGTCTGGTATTTCTATCTTGGCATCTACGTTCTCGGGATGTTCCCGTGGAGCTTTGCCCTGCCGCTTGCGCTCTTCCGCGCATGGCGCGTGCGTCCTGTTGTGGAGACGCGGACGCTCTTTCTGCTCGTCTGGGCGATTGTTGTGCCCGTATTCTTTCAGATGATGGCGACGAAGTACCCGACGTACAGTTTTCCCGCCTTTCTGCCGACGGCGATCCTCACGGCGCGCCTTCTCGCGCAGAATACGCGCGTGCTCAAGGCGGGGGCGATCGTTGGGATGGGGTTCTATCTCGCCGTGGTCTTTGCAGCGACGAACTACGCGGGGCGCGACGGTCATTTCAGCGGCAAGGGGGCGGCGGCGATTCTCTCCCGGACCATGCAGACGGACGATCTCCTCGTCTGTTACGGCGACTATACGGCAACCGTACCCTACTACACGGGGCATACGATGTATGAACTCGCAACGCGTGAGGAGATCGCGGCACGTGCGCCGAGGGAGATGAGCTGGAACAGCAAGAATGTCATGCCGTTTCTGCCCATCGACGAGCTGCCCGCCGACCGCACGGTCTATCTTGTTCTGGAGCGCCATGCGTTTGACGCGTTCGAGGAAAATTTCGCAGGGCAGGGCTGGGAGGAACTGGGCGCACTGCCCGTCGAGGGGCGGACAAAGCTGCGCCTCTATCGGCGGACGGTGCAGCCGTGA
- a CDS encoding OmpH family outer membrane protein, whose amino-acid sequence MIKLQQKQVKIISILIAVVFVGSVVALALTQSGSGIASAATSSVGVVDYRQVGSQHPQLAAANAEMQKASQEAQADFEAKSASMNDQEKADYYQQTMQRLQQKNEELMEPIDKSIQDAVKSVAEKKGLSVVIEKGSVVYGGQDITQDVVKQLGK is encoded by the coding sequence ATGATCAAATTGCAGCAGAAGCAGGTTAAGATTATCAGCATTCTCATCGCCGTCGTCTTCGTCGGCTCGGTGGTTGCGCTCGCACTCACGCAGAGCGGTTCGGGCATTGCCTCGGCGGCGACGTCCTCCGTGGGCGTTGTGGACTACCGTCAGGTCGGCAGTCAGCATCCGCAGCTTGCAGCGGCGAATGCGGAGATGCAGAAGGCTTCGCAGGAGGCACAGGCGGACTTTGAGGCGAAGTCGGCGAGCATGAACGACCAGGAGAAGGCAGACTACTACCAGCAGACGATGCAGCGCCTTCAGCAGAAGAATGAAGAGCTGATGGAGCCGATCGACAAGAGCATCCAGGATGCAGTCAAGAGCGTTGCCGAGAAGAAGGGGCTTTCCGTCGTCATCGAAAAGGGATCTGTCGTCTATGGCGGTCAGGACATCACGCAGGATGTTGTGAAGCAGCTGGGCAAGTAA
- a CDS encoding OmpH family outer membrane protein, with amino-acid sequence MNVISKAAAACLLIVSTCAAGCGQVHIGTMDRERVQQEAPQIKAVVAEANEKLMEAQKEAQAKFEANPNMTTEEAQQLQMETQRKMAGLNQMYMIQYEQKLNVAVQDIVKAKELDIVLDAGTAQTPTVFAGGVDITDEVIGKLQ; translated from the coding sequence ATGAATGTTATCAGTAAGGCAGCTGCGGCATGCCTTCTTATCGTGAGCACGTGTGCTGCCGGCTGCGGTCAGGTACACATCGGTACAATGGATCGTGAGCGCGTACAGCAGGAAGCCCCTCAGATCAAGGCGGTGGTTGCAGAGGCAAATGAAAAGCTCATGGAGGCGCAGAAGGAAGCACAGGCGAAGTTCGAGGCGAATCCGAATATGACCACCGAGGAGGCGCAGCAGCTCCAGATGGAGACGCAGCGCAAGATGGCGGGACTGAATCAGATGTATATGATCCAGTATGAGCAGAAACTGAACGTCGCCGTACAGGACATTGTCAAGGCGAAGGAGCTGGACATCGTGCTGGATGCCGGCACTGCGCAAACACCAACTGTGTTTGCGGGCGGTGTGGACATCACGGACGAAGTGATCGGCAAACTCCAATAG
- the lpxD gene encoding UDP-3-O-(3-hydroxymyristoyl)glucosamine N-acyltransferase has translation MEKTVNEIAVLVGGTVSGDGTYVIRRLAALDEAGADALAFAVPPHIEAARAGATAGALLLPTGTEGFVCPVIYVADPKAAFAKLLTIFTPPIEHSVGVSDRAYVGTDVKIGEGVTILPFAYIDDYAVIGAGATIYPHTYVGQYSVIGADTVLYSSATVREHCRIGARCTIHSGAVIGADGFGFTTEAGVHTKVPQVGGVVIEDDVEVGAHVGIDRATLGATVIGKGTKIDNLVHIGHNCNIGANCLIVAQTGISGSTKVGHNVTFGGQVGTVGHISIGANSVYAARSGIIGDMPEGVFCAGFPVQPHTEWLRVQAAIRRLPEMVKKIKSLEKELEGLRGKD, from the coding sequence ATGGAAAAGACAGTCAATGAGATCGCAGTCCTCGTCGGCGGCACAGTCAGCGGCGACGGCACGTATGTGATTCGGAGACTTGCGGCACTGGATGAGGCGGGAGCGGACGCGCTTGCCTTTGCCGTGCCGCCGCACATCGAGGCGGCGCGTGCAGGTGCAACGGCGGGGGCGCTCCTCCTGCCGACGGGGACGGAGGGCTTTGTCTGTCCCGTGATCTACGTTGCCGACCCGAAAGCGGCGTTCGCGAAGCTGCTGACGATCTTTACTCCGCCGATTGAGCACAGCGTCGGAGTGAGTGACCGGGCATACGTTGGAACGGACGTGAAGATCGGGGAGGGCGTGACCATTCTGCCCTTTGCCTATATTGATGATTATGCGGTCATCGGTGCGGGTGCAACGATCTATCCCCATACCTACGTCGGACAGTACAGCGTGATCGGTGCGGATACCGTGCTCTATTCGAGCGCGACGGTGCGCGAGCACTGCCGCATTGGTGCGCGCTGCACCATCCACAGCGGCGCGGTCATCGGGGCGGATGGCTTCGGTTTTACGACGGAGGCGGGTGTGCATACGAAAGTACCGCAGGTTGGCGGTGTCGTCATCGAGGATGATGTGGAGGTCGGCGCACACGTCGGCATCGACCGCGCGACGCTCGGTGCGACGGTGATCGGCAAGGGGACAAAGATCGACAACCTCGTGCATATCGGTCACAACTGCAACATCGGCGCGAATTGTCTCATTGTTGCACAGACGGGCATCTCCGGCTCGACGAAGGTCGGGCACAACGTCACATTCGGCGGGCAGGTCGGTACGGTCGGTCATATCAGCATCGGTGCGAACTCGGTCTATGCCGCACGTTCCGGCATCATCGGGGATATGCCGGAGGGCGTGTTCTGTGCGGGCTTCCCCGTGCAGCCGCATACGGAGTGGCTGCGCGTGCAGGCGGCGATCCGCCGTCTGCCCGAGATGGTGAAAAAAATAAAATCCCTCGAAAAAGAGCTTGAGGGACTGCGTGGGAAGGACTGA